CGATGCCTACACCGAGAGCGAAGTGCGCAGATGGTTTGAACAAGCGGGCTTCACGGACCTGGGCTGCGTTCCGGCCGGACCGAACACGCGCATGTTTCTGGGAACCAAGGCCTAACGAATCGCCCGGCGGCTGTGCCGTGCCGCTCCCCACTGCCGGAATTCCGCGCTTCTGCCCGCTTTTTCGCCGGTCCGAGGCGTCGTCCCCAAAGAGGAAAAGCTCTGCGCCAGCATTGCCTTTCCCGTACAGCCCAAGCAGACGGCCCGCCCGAACAGCCACACGCTATCGCCAGGAACGACCGCTCACGACCAGACTTGCGGACCAGGCGGCCCCGGGGTAAGAGAGGGCCGCAACGCCCCCGACGGGTCGTTGAAAACGTCATATCGCAGGCAGTTCAAAGAACGGACGCAGCGCCGAAACAAAAAAAGCTCAAGTGATATGTGCAGTTCCGCACATAAAGAGGAGCTTTTCGAGGCAGCGAACAGGTCACCGTTCTCCAAACGCCTGCCAAGGAGCGACCATGGCCCTTCCCATTGCCGTCCTGGTTTCCGGCGGCGGTTCCAATCTCCAGTCCCTTATCGACCGCATGGAGTCTGGAACCCTGGACGCGGAAATCAAAATCGTTATTTCCAACAAGCCCGACGCGCACGGTCTCACCCGCGCACGCAACCACGGCATCCCGGCCCTGGCCCTGGATCATACCGATTATCCGTCCAGAGAAGCCTTTGACCGCGCCATGGTGCGCGCCATCCAGGAATCCGGGGCGCAGAGCGTGGTGCTGGCCGGATTCATGCGGATCCTCACTTCGGAATTTCTGAACGCCTTTCCCGGAAATGTGCTGAACATCCATCCGGCATTGCTGCCCAGCTTTCCTGGAGCGCATGGCCAGCGGGACGCCGCGGAATACGGCGTGCGCATCGCCGGGTGCACTGTGCATTTTGTGGATGAAAAAATGGATCACGGCCCGGTGATCATTCAGGCCGCGGTACCCGCCGTGCCCGGCGAAGAGACTGATGCCCTGGCCGCACGCATCCTGAAGCTGGAGCACCGCATCTATCCTCAGGCCGTGCAATGGCTGGCCCAGGACCGTCTGCGCATGGACGGTCGGCATGTGCAACTTCGCCCCGCGCACAGCGCTCCGGTCCCGCAACCGGAAAACGCCCTGGTCAGCCCGCCGCTGGAACAGGGATTCTGATCCGCTGCCACGGCTCGTCCTGCCACGACCAGCAACAAAAACCGCCCCGCGCACATCAAACGTCCGCAGGGCGGTTTTTACGCATGGTTGTTACCAAACCGTTCCCCTGCGCCAGGGAGCACACGACCCAAACGCCGCGTCAGTTCGCGGCTTCGGTCAAATCCGCATCCCCCCGCAGCCAGTCCAGGGCGGCATCCTCAGCAAAAAACGTTTTCACATCAAGTCCCGCGTTTCCGGCCGTGGTTTGGAAAAACCGTGCATACCCGGCATGCTCCGGCGCTTCCAATACGGCCTTCCGCAATGGTGAGGCCAGGCGTGGCGCTTCGCGGACATGAAAAAACGTATCCCCCAGATCAAGCCGTTCCGTCACGCCCCGCACGTCGAACAACACACGGACCACACCGGCCTCGGCAATGGCGCGAATGATGCGCTCCACCAATTCCCGGGCAGCCTCTTTGGTCGTCACCCTGCCGGTGATAACCAGACGCAAAATATCCCCGTCCAAACGGCTTTCCAACGTATATTCCATATCCCCTATCCTCCTGCGGACGCACTCCACGCTCCAGCATACCCCAGCAACAAAAACCGGGCAACAGGGGAAGCAATCAGACGCGGTTCCCCATGCAGGCCCGTGCCAAAGCCTCGGCAAATGAAGGGCAGGAAGCAAAATGAAGATGCACATACGAGCCGAGCACATTGTCCCGCGGTCCGGCAAGCCAGCCGCCCGTGGATACGCTCCGCCCCTTGCGGTCGGCCACCGAGTACACATTGTTGCCCCCCGGGTCAAAACAAAGTTCGGAATAATGAAACTCGTGCCCACGTGCTGTGAGTCCCTGCGGGCCGAACAGTCCGGACCTGGACAGGGTTACCTGGCGGTAGCCCAGGGCGCGGAACCGCTCACGCATGGCCGCCCGGCCAGAATACACCCCGCACAGGACATGATCCTTGCCCCGGGCATCCGTCAGCGAGGAAAGCAGATACAGAAAACCGCCGCATTCGGCGTACACGGGACGCCCCGAGGCGCAAAAGCCGCGCACGGCCTGGCACATAGAGCGATTTGCCGAAAGTCGGGAAACATGCAGTTCCGGGTAGCCGCCCGGCAGATACAACCCGTCCAGAGCAGGCGGCAGGCCGGACTCTTCCAACGGGCTGAAAAAAACGATTTCCGCACCGACCGCTTCCAGCAGACGCAGATTTTCCGGGTAGCAAAAACAAAAGGCCCGGTCCCGGGCCACACCCAGCCGAAAACGTTGTCCCGGCGCAGTACGGGGACGTGGCTCGCCGCTGCCCAGCGCCATACCCAGTGCCGGCAGGGAAGCCAAAAGCGCATCCAGGTCCAACGCCGCCTCCACCCAGTCCGCCAGG
The DNA window shown above is from Paucidesulfovibrio gracilis DSM 16080 and carries:
- a CDS encoding SpoIIAA family protein, whose product is MEYTLESRLDGDILRLVITGRVTTKEAARELVERIIRAIAEAGVVRVLFDVRGVTERLDLGDTFFHVREAPRLASPLRKAVLEAPEHAGYARFFQTTAGNAGLDVKTFFAEDAALDWLRGDADLTEAAN
- the purN gene encoding phosphoribosylglycinamide formyltransferase; the protein is MALPIAVLVSGGGSNLQSLIDRMESGTLDAEIKIVISNKPDAHGLTRARNHGIPALALDHTDYPSREAFDRAMVRAIQESGAQSVVLAGFMRILTSEFLNAFPGNVLNIHPALLPSFPGAHGQRDAAEYGVRIAGCTVHFVDEKMDHGPVIIQAAVPAVPGEETDALAARILKLEHRIYPQAVQWLAQDRLRMDGRHVQLRPAHSAPVPQPENALVSPPLEQGF
- a CDS encoding cobyrinate a,c-diamide synthase, producing the protein MGGSLELPFAFDPTDHAPARGVLVAGTRSGCGKTSVSLGLMAALARRGLDVRPFKAGPDFIDPLHHAGASGRPSHNLDGWMLDRDAVRGIVARNMAPGSVAVVEGVMGLFDGASGSGPTGSSEELARWLGLPVLLVADAASMARSAAAMVKGYLEFQPNLRFAGVVLNRVGSPAHAELLQEALEASLPESANPAPLLGCLPRASGLDLPSRHLGLVTPEDSRCNAVYAALADWVEAALDLDALLASLPALGMALGSGEPRPRTAPGQRFRLGVARDRAFCFCYPENLRLLEAVGAEIVFFSPLEESGLPPALDGLYLPGGYPELHVSRLSANRSMCQAVRGFCASGRPVYAECGGFLYLLSSLTDARGKDHVLCGVYSGRAAMRERFRALGYRQVTLSRSGLFGPQGLTARGHEFHYSELCFDPGGNNVYSVADRKGRSVSTGGWLAGPRDNVLGSYVHLHFASCPSFAEALARACMGNRV